The DNA sequence GGTGTCGTTGGCGTAAGTGCCGAATGCATAGGTCCCACTGGCCAATCCTGTGATGGGGGCTGTATTCTGGTCGTCGGTGATCTGGTAGTTAGCTTCATTTCCGGTGAAGCTGACCATGACCTCGAAGGTAGAATCTGTCAAACAGACCGTGTAGACAGAGTCAATCGCCACGCTACATGGTGGTGAACAATCGGTTGTCAATCCAGATTCGACAGCCACACATTGTGGATCACCAATGCTCTTGACATTGATTTTGACTACTGTGCCATTTGGATAGGATCCGTAGGCATACGTTCCTTGAGACAAACCTGTCAAGGCTACCGTTCCCTGATTGTCCTTGATCCGGAAGTCGTTTCGGTTTCCTGTGAATGTGACGATCAGTCCAAAGGTAGAATCGCTGAGGCAAACCGTAATCACGGAGTCCAAGTTGACGTTGCACGGCGGGGTACAATCATCGGTGAATGGTCCTGCCTGCTCGGTGCAAGATGCATCGGAAGCGCTCGTGACAGAGATGTTCACCTGTGTATTGTTGGCGTATGCTCCAAACGCATAAGTTCCACTGCTCAGTCCTGTGAGCGGCGCAGAGTTCTGATCATCAGCGATCTCGTAATCTGTTCTGTTTCCAGTGATTGTGACGATGACTCCGAAAGTGGAATCGGTCAGACACACGGTGGAGACAGAGTCGATGTCGATGGTACATGGAGGTGTACAGTCATCGGTGACAGGTGGAAGAGAGCTCGCGCATTGTGGATCAGATGCGCTTTTTACGCTAGCCTGAACCAACGTGCCATTGGGATATTCTCCATAGGAATAAGTCCCTTGGGAAAGCCCCGTCAATGGAGTAGTTCCTTGGCTATCCTGAATCCGGAAATCAGTTCTGTTACCAGTAAAGGAGACCATCAATCCGAAGGTAGAATCGCTGAGGCAAACCGTAATCACAGAGTCCAAGTTGACGTAGCACGGAGGCGTACAATCATCGGTGTATGGCCCGGCAGATTCTGTACAAGCGGCGTCGGAAGCGCTTGTAACGGAAATGCTAACAGGTGTGTTATTGGCATAGGAACCGAATGCATAAGTTCCACTGCTCAGTCCTGTGAGCGACGCAGAGTTCTGATCATCAGCGATCTCGTAATCTGTTCTGTTACCGGTGAATGTGACCACCAGCCCGAAGGTGGAATCGGTCAAGCACACGGTGGACACAGAGTCGATGTCGATGGTACACGGAGGCGTACAGTCATCGGTGTATGGCCCGGCAGATTCTGTACAAGCGGCGTCGGAAGCGCTCGTAACGGAAATGCTGACAGGTGTGTTATTGGCATAAGAACCGAATGCATAAGTTCCACTGCTCAGTCCTGTGAGCGGCGCAGAGTTCTGATCATCAGCGATCTCGTAATCTGTTCTGTTACCGGTGAAAGTGACCACCAGCCCGAAGGTGGAATCGGTCAAGCACACGGTGGACACAGAGTCGATGTCGATGGTACACGGAGGCGTACAGTCATCGGTGTATGGCCCGGCAGTTTCTGTACAAGCGGCGTCGGAAGCGCTTGTAACGGAAATGCTAACAGGTGTGTTATTGGCATAGGAACCGAATGCATAAGTTCCACTGCTCAATCCTGTGAGCGGCGCAGAGTTCTGATCATCAGCGATCTCGTAATCTGTTCTGTTACCGGTGAATGTGACCACCAGCCCGAAGGTGGAATCGGTCAAGCACACGGTGGACACAGAGTCGATGTCGATGGTACACGGAGGCGTACAATCATCGGTGTATGGCCCTGCAGTTTCTGTACAAGCGACGTCGGAAGCGCTCGTAACGGAAATGCTAACAGGTGTGTTATTGGCATAAGAACCGAATGCATAAGTTCCACTGCTCAGTCCTGTGAGCGGCGCAGAGTTCTGATCGTCTGCGATCTCGTAATCTGTTCTGTTACCGGTGAAAGTGACCACCAGCCCGAAGGTGGAATCGGTCAAGCACACGGTGGATACAGAGTCGATGTCGATGGTACACGGAGGCGTACAATCATCGGTGTATGTCCCGGCAGTTTCTGTACAAGCGGCGTCGGAAGCGCTTGTAACGGAAATGCTAACAGGTGTGTTATTGGCATAAGAACCGAATGCATAAGTTCCACTGCTCAGTCCTGTGAGCGGCGCAGAGTTCTGATCATCAGCGATCTCGTAATCTGTTCTGTTACCGGTGAATGTGACCACCAGCCCGAAGGTGGAATCGGTCAAGCACACGGTGGACACAGAGTCGATGTCGATGGTACACGGAGGCGTACAATCATCGGTGTATGTCCCGGCAGTTTCTGTACAAGCGGCGTCGGAAGCGCTTGTAACGGAAATGCTAACAGGTGTGTTATTGGCATAAGAACCGAATGCATAAGTTCCACTGCTCAGTCCTGTGAGCGGCGCAGAGTTCTGATCGTCTGCGATCTCGTAATCTGTTCTGTTACCGGTGAAAGTGACCACCAGCCCGAAGGTGGAATCGGTCAAGCACACGGTGGACACAGAGTCGATGTCGATGGTACACGGAGGCGTACAATCATCGGTGTATGGCCCCGTAGTCTCTGTACAAGCTGTGTCAGAAGCGCTGGTGACGGAGAGAGTGACCTGAGAATTGTTGGCATAGGAACCGAATGCATAAGTTCCACTGGCCAATCCTGTCAGCGGTGTCGAGCTCTGGTTATCTGTAATCTGGTAATCGGTTCTGTTTCCAGTGAATGTGATTACCAGCCCGAAGGTAGAATCGGTCAAGCACACGGTGGACACAGAGTCGACATCGATGGTACATGGAGGCGTACAGTCATCGGTGACAGGCGGAAGAGAGCTCGCGCATTGTGGGTCAGAGGCACTTTTTACACTGACCTGAACCAGCGTACCGTTAGTGTATTCCCCATAAGTGTAAGTTCCCGCGGAAAGCCCCGTGAGAGCGGCAGTTCCTTGATTGTCCTTGATACGGAAATCGGTTCTGTTGCCTGTGAATGTAACGATCAATCCGAAGGTGGAATCCGTCAAACATACCGTAGTTACAGAATCCAAATTGACCGTACACGGTGGTGTACAATCATCGGTAAATGGTCCTGACACATCGACACAGCTTGCCTCCGTAGCATTGGCAACAGTGACGGAAACTTGAGTTCCATTTGCGTAGTGGCCAAAGCTATATGTCCCGGAAGCAAGGCTTCCCATTGGGGTCGACCCTTGATCATCGGAGAGGATGAACTGGTTTCCATATCCAGTGAAGGAGACGATCAATTCGAAGGTAGAGTCAGTGACACAGATGGTGGAGACTGAATCAATCCCGACCGAGCATGGCGTACAATCCGCCGTGATCGGTGCTGTGAGGGTATCGCAACCGGGAATCAGGCCATCTTCAAACGTGAAAATGACTTGGGTTTGGTTGGCGTACGGGCCAAAGGTATACGTTCCGGAGGTGGTGTCAGACAGCAGGGATCCCGTGATGTTGTCTGAGACTCGATAGTGCGCACTGGTGCCGGAAAAGGATGCAACCACTTCGAACGTGGAATCCGACAGACATTGTGTGTAGAGACTGTCGATCGACAGGTCGCATACAGCTGGGCAGCAGGTGTTGTTGACGTTGATGTCTCCTGTACCCGAGTAGGAACCGTTGTAGAAGAACCAGCCTGAAAGCCCAAAATCTCCTGTCTTGGAGTTGGCGCCCTTTCCGAATTGGAATCCGAATTGGCGGTTGGCGGGCATGTGATTCAAGGTAAGGGTGTCACCATCGTAGTAGGTTCCCGGAACTCCAGACAGATAGCTCTCAAGGCTGTCCATCTCATAGAATCCCCAGGTATTGACATAGGCATTGACCGTATCGATCGGCGCCAATTCAACTTTGTAACCTCTACCAAGTGCGGCCCATTGAGCATAGGTACGCCCATCTCTCAAGACCATTTGCACATCCCACTGAAGATTGGGATTGGTGTCGTGAATGACTCTACCTGTGATGATCACCACAGAATCTGAGTACAAGTGCATCAATCCTCCCGGCGCTTCGAAATGATATTCGGGGGAAGGGGTTCCCGGCAAATTGACCAAGTGCAGGGAGTGCCCATTGGGGGCATAGCTTTGAAGCATACAGACGTACTCGAGGGAATCCTGAGCCTGAGCTTTTGGAGGTCCCCAGACGCACGCCAGCGCTACCAAGAGCTGGAATAAAATCGTCCGACGAAACAATGTCCTTTGCATCCTTTGATTGAAGTTGTGAGAACGGATTACCGTGAATGGAGAAATAGAAATGAATGAGTAAGCCCGTGATAAGCGCCCGGAAAGCGAACAACTCGACACATTGTTTTTCTGGTGTTGTGTAATCATGGATAATGAACTTCATGCAGGCAAAAGGCCCTGAATGGATCATCATCTACGAGTTGGTACTGTCTGGAAGTAGCGGCGGAAATAGCCCTGAAAAATTTCCTGCTTTACAGAAAACAAATCTAACAGACATTCTATGTGTCTGCAATATTTCAGCTTTGATAATATGTGAATGGTCACCCCAATCGGCCTTTCCGCGACGTTACAGCCGGTTTTACATTCTCCTTAATGACAAAAACCATTCCCACGTGCCATTCTTTCGCCAATGGGCAAAAAATAAGCCGCCCCGGATGGGAGCGGCTAGTAGATCTTTAGTGAAAAAGAAATATATGTCTTTGTAAATGTTTGTCTATGAGTGGATTGTCTCTTGGTTTAGGAGCGCGTCGAGCTTGTGGGCAATGGCTGCCTGTTCGTCAATTTTTTGGACAATAGTCGGCTCCTCAATTCGTTCCGCGCAATCGGTCAGGGGGCATCGCTCGCAGGTGGAATTTACTTCCTTGACGATAATAGCGTCGCTGTCCATGAATCTGATTCGCTTTCTGGAATCATTGTCCACCTGGATCCCCAAGGTCACGCTGACGTTGGTGTTGGGGGTAGGAGTATTGGGCCGTGCAAGCGAAATGCAGAGGTACTCGTTTTTCGTGCCAATGAATTTGGAACGCTGGGCATCAATGAGATATCTACTGGATTGCTCGTTGTATTCAGGTGATTTCAATTGCTCCAAAATCCGGATCGATACCCATCTCCGACAGTAGTGCTCCATCAAATCGTTCTTGTGAGGATTGTGGAGTTGGGACAAATGAAGCTCCTTGGTAATATGAAAGTTGTCCTTCGGCATATCGAGATAGTCATTGAACCGAAGGAAGAAGAAATTGTCAATCCCAAAATACTTGGGGAGCAGATTGGAGAGTCTGTGCATGAACATCTCTGGACTCGCCTGATATCGCTGCATCATGGCAAGGAATCCATCCGGCTTCCAGACTTCCTGCTCAAAGAATTGATTCATGTCTTGCAGAAAGAGGTGCCTATTCAGCAGTAACGCCACAGAGAAGTATGACGCCTTGAAGTTATTTAATACCTCATCGAATGATCGGACCTTGTACAAGTTAGAGGTATGAGGTCTCGGATTCAGGTTGAGATAATGGAAAGCGATCTCCTTGCCGAGCTGAAATGCCTGCTGGGTCTCCGAGAGATTGCTGTTGATATATAGGTGCTTTTTCCCCTCCGAAAATACCGATCTGAACTGCTGTAGCTCTGGATGCTCATCCAATGTCGTGGAATCAATGGTGTAGCCATAGGATTCCGTCAAGATCTTGCTCAACTGGTCAATGGATACTGGCGGCTGGACCTTCATGTCAAACTCCTTGACAAAAGCATCCACCGCCCCTTCCAAGTCTTCGAAGTAGTTGTCGTGCATCTCCTGATAGGAGCGCAAGGCCGCGAAGTAGAAGTTCTCCTGAGACATCTCGTAGTTCCGAGCGATTTTGAGGATCGTGGAGATGAAGGCGTTGATCTTGGTGGGAGCGCTAGAGATCAATTCCAGCAAGGTACTAGCCTCTAGCCCAAACAGATCTAGAGGCAAGCTTTCGAGGAAACCAGAATTTAAAAGTTCCGCAATTGGCGCAAGCTTCTTGTTGAGTTTCAGCGAAACCAATTGGTCATAGCTCACCCCCAAGGCCTGTGCCAAAGCAATGATCTTGTCCGTCTTGGGATATTTCTTGCCTTTTTCTATCTCATTGAGATACGAAACCGACACCCCCGCCGCCTTGGACAACTGGGCAAATGACATCCCCTTCTGTTGTCTCAATTGCTTTAGTTTCAGCCCGAAAATGAGCCGGATGTTCTGTTTATTGATAATCATGCGATCCGCAGCTTGCATCTTGTTCTACCATCAAAGTACTGAATTATTTGTGGTTTGAGGCAAGCTTCTAGCGAAAGAACCGTCAGAATAGATCGATTTGCGGACATTCGTTACATCTGCGAATGTAAGAATCAAAGCGTAAAAACACGTTTAGCGAAAATTCGCTTGCAATTGTAATTCGCCGTTCCTATGTTTGTAACAGTTGGTCAAATCCTTCAGCTCAATGAATCCTACTACAACGAAAGCTTATCCTTGCCCTGCGGGAGTCGAAATCCTCGGCGAATTCGATCCTCGCTTTCTGGAAGTACTCACCCCTGAGGCACTTCAGTTTGTCACAGAGCTGCACAGGAAATTCAATCCCACCCGGCTCGGACTCCTCGATCTTCGCCTTGAGCGCCAAGCTGCTTTGGACCGCGGCGAAAAGCCCCAATTCCTCGCCCATACCTCTTCCATTCGAGAAGGAGACTGGAAGGTAGCTCCCGTACCTCATGATCTTCAGGACCGTCGCGTGGAAATCACCGGCCCCGTAGACCGAAAAATGATCATCAATGCCCTGAATTCAGGTGCTAAAGTGTTCATGGCCGATCTGGAAGATTCCAATTCCCCGACTTGGGAGAATGCCATGCATGGCCAGATCAATCTCCGAGATGCCGTACGGAGAACGATCTCCTTCCATGACGAACGCAAAAACAAAGACTATCACCTCAGTGCCGAAATTGCCACATTGATGGTGCGCCCTCGTGGATGGCACATGGAGGAAAAACACATCTTGGTAGATGGGGCGCCTATCAGTGCATCATTGCTCGATTTTGGCCTGTTCTTCTACCACAATGCCTTCCAGTTGGTCGCACGTGGTACAGGACCTTATTTCTACCTACCCAAACTGGAAAGCCATCTGGAAGCCCGCCTATGGAATGACGTCTTCGTGTATGCCCAGAGCATTTTGGGCGTGAGCCTCGGGACCATCAAGGCCACTGTGCTTGTGGAGACCATTTTGGCTTCCTTCGAATTGAACGAAATCCTCTACGAACTACGGGACCATTCCGCTGGATTGAACTGTGGCCGTTGGGACTACATATTCTCCTACATCAAGAAATTCCGCAAT is a window from the Pontibacter sp. G13 genome containing:
- a CDS encoding T9SS type A sorting domain-containing protein, whose protein sequence is MQRTLFRRTILFQLLVALACVWGPPKAQAQDSLEYVCMLQSYAPNGHSLHLVNLPGTPSPEYHFEAPGGLMHLYSDSVVIITGRVIHDTNPNLQWDVQMVLRDGRTYAQWAALGRGYKVELAPIDTVNAYVNTWGFYEMDSLESYLSGVPGTYYDGDTLTLNHMPANRQFGFQFGKGANSKTGDFGLSGWFFYNGSYSGTGDINVNNTCCPAVCDLSIDSLYTQCLSDSTFEVVASFSGTSAHYRVSDNITGSLLSDTTSGTYTFGPYANQTQVIFTFEDGLIPGCDTLTAPITADCTPCSVGIDSVSTICVTDSTFELIVSFTGYGNQFILSDDQGSTPMGSLASGTYSFGHYANGTQVSVTVANATEASCVDVSGPFTDDCTPPCTVNLDSVTTVCLTDSTFGLIVTFTGNRTDFRIKDNQGTAALTGLSAGTYTYGEYTNGTLVQVSVKSASDPQCASSLPPVTDDCTPPCTIDVDSVSTVCLTDSTFGLVITFTGNRTDYQITDNQSSTPLTGLASGTYAFGSYANNSQVTLSVTSASDTACTETTGPYTDDCTPPCTIDIDSVSTVCLTDSTFGLVVTFTGNRTDYEIADDQNSAPLTGLSSGTYAFGSYANNTPVSISVTSASDAACTETAGTYTDDCTPPCTIDIDSVSTVCLTDSTFGLVVTFTGNRTDYEIADDQNSAPLTGLSSGTYAFGSYANNTPVSISVTSASDAACTETAGTYTDDCTPPCTIDIDSVSTVCLTDSTFGLVVTFTGNRTDYEIADDQNSAPLTGLSSGTYAFGSYANNTPVSISVTSASDVACTETAGPYTDDCTPPCTIDIDSVSTVCLTDSTFGLVVTFTGNRTDYEIADDQNSAPLTGLSSGTYAFGSYANNTPVSISVTSASDAACTETAGPYTDDCTPPCTIDIDSVSTVCLTDSTFGLVVTFTGNRTDYEIADDQNSAPLTGLSSGTYAFGSYANNTPVSISVTSASDAACTESAGPYTDDCTPPCTIDIDSVSTVCLTDSTFGLVVTFTGNRTDYEIADDQNSASLTGLSSGTYAFGSYANNTPVSISVTSASDAACTESAGPYTDDCTPPCYVNLDSVITVCLSDSTFGLMVSFTGNRTDFRIQDSQGTTPLTGLSQGTYSYGEYPNGTLVQASVKSASDPQCASSLPPVTDDCTPPCTIDIDSVSTVCLTDSTFGVIVTITGNRTDYEIADDQNSAPLTGLSSGTYAFGAYANNTQVNISVTSASDASCTEQAGPFTDDCTPPCNVNLDSVITVCLSDSTFGLIVTFTGNRNDFRIKDNQGTVALTGLSQGTYAYGSYPNGTVVKINVKSIGDPQCVAVESGLTTDCSPPCSVAIDSVYTVCLTDSTFEVMVSFTGNEANYQITDDQNTAPITGLASGTYAFGTYANDTQVSIAVTSVDDSTCTDMAGPFTDNCTPPCSVNLDSVITVCLTDSTFGVIVTFTGVGNDFRIQDSQGTAPLTGLSQGTYSYGVYPNGTLVQVSVKSASDLQCASSLPPVTDDCTPPCLVTIDSVTTTCVNNSMFDATISFSGTGSYNLEDLNGFVYLPNIPAGSYLISSLASDSVYNFLVRDLAAGCADSVFNITDSCKTTCDLMLDTLYAECFTDSTFIVYVGISGTGNNFSVQDDQGNPLVDSLGAGLHAIGPYLNSTEVNVIVSDWDFVNCVDSAGPVTGDCVPVQLCDIAIDTAYTQCLSDTTFEVVVTVSATATSITIADLLNPVNISGVLPGTYNLGPYDNGDNVALLAADPSQFQCFDTWSILTMDCTPGPENEFCDDPLDIYCGNSYRGTTEGTKGLNGGLPSCTTTPSAFGLWYRYVGTGDVVKLSTCGKTEMPANINVYTGDCTTGWTCVSGSLKKCSNVGVDFEFLSEVGEIYMIYISRTNGTDGEVELSIECRNPQVPAPVLEATALRNVISVTWETAREVHTTGFEVFRSVNQGMTYEPIAWVPSVGNSAVPTFYEYKDTDVTLGINHTYYVVMHNVYGDEFTSNEDEATLTLDDKWIIRDIYPNPAGTEAIVPVEVERSVVMTTDLIDGQGRVVRKFQHSLKTGKQNVHLTLQGLAPGMYTVRCHATDHDAVTQKLVIIR
- a CDS encoding XRE family transcriptional regulator — encoded protein: MIINKQNIRLIFGLKLKQLRQQKGMSFAQLSKAAGVSVSYLNEIEKGKKYPKTDKIIALAQALGVSYDQLVSLKLNKKLAPIAELLNSGFLESLPLDLFGLEASTLLELISSAPTKINAFISTILKIARNYEMSQENFYFAALRSYQEMHDNYFEDLEGAVDAFVKEFDMKVQPPVSIDQLSKILTESYGYTIDSTTLDEHPELQQFRSVFSEGKKHLYINSNLSETQQAFQLGKEIAFHYLNLNPRPHTSNLYKVRSFDEVLNNFKASYFSVALLLNRHLFLQDMNQFFEQEVWKPDGFLAMMQRYQASPEMFMHRLSNLLPKYFGIDNFFFLRFNDYLDMPKDNFHITKELHLSQLHNPHKNDLMEHYCRRWVSIRILEQLKSPEYNEQSSRYLIDAQRSKFIGTKNEYLCISLARPNTPTPNTNVSVTLGIQVDNDSRKRIRFMDSDAIIVKEVNSTCERCPLTDCAERIEEPTIVQKIDEQAAIAHKLDALLNQETIHS
- the aceB gene encoding malate synthase A; the protein is MNPTTTKAYPCPAGVEILGEFDPRFLEVLTPEALQFVTELHRKFNPTRLGLLDLRLERQAALDRGEKPQFLAHTSSIREGDWKVAPVPHDLQDRRVEITGPVDRKMIINALNSGAKVFMADLEDSNSPTWENAMHGQINLRDAVRRTISFHDERKNKDYHLSAEIATLMVRPRGWHMEEKHILVDGAPISASLLDFGLFFYHNAFQLVARGTGPYFYLPKLESHLEARLWNDVFVYAQSILGVSLGTIKATVLVETILASFELNEILYELRDHSAGLNCGRWDYIFSYIKKFRNQPEFLLPDRGQVTMTVPFMDAYSKLVIQVCHKRGAHAMGGMAAQIPIKGDDAANQAALEKVRADKEREARAGHDGTWVAHPGLVSIAKEEFDKVMPGPHQIHRKLDSLRVTPEDLIEIPQGTITEQGLKTNIDVGIQYIAAWLDGNGCVPIYHLMEDAATAEISRSQVWQWIHHEEAKLEDGRPITQDLFRELLPGQLDHIRSVVGAERFDQGKFAEAAELFDDLVSSPTLEEFLTLKAYGQL